In one Streptomyces sp. NBC_01288 genomic region, the following are encoded:
- a CDS encoding SCO4848 family membrane protein: protein MKLSRPVSWFLLAFGVWSWVIWVTFVKNLVADSSGLAFDDGHPTAYFWVHLTLAIVSFVLGTVIGGLGLRGLRALRETS, encoded by the coding sequence ATGAAGCTCAGCCGCCCCGTCTCCTGGTTCCTGCTCGCCTTCGGGGTGTGGAGCTGGGTCATCTGGGTCACTTTCGTCAAAAACCTCGTAGCGGACAGCAGCGGACTGGCCTTCGACGACGGCCACCCGACGGCGTACTTCTGGGTGCACCTGACCCTCGCCATCGTCTCCTTCGTATTGGGGACGGTCATCGGGGGCCTCGGGTTGCGTGGACTGCGCGCACTGCGCGAGACGTCATAG
- a CDS encoding D-alanyl-D-alanine carboxypeptidase family protein, with amino-acid sequence MPAPLQTIRRPLLVLSAALSSLALTAPVALAAPSPTPTPTATPSSSASSSAGSSATPAATPPANMSSVGGTRLGQAGTQVNLTSGVPVLPKDVTARSWIVSDAESGAVLASHNAHWRLPPASTLKMLFADTVLPKFPKTTEHKVVASDLAGMGTGSSLVGIKEGESYTVHDLWLGVFLRSGNDAVHVLSHMNGGVAKTVSDMNAHAQDLQALDTRVVTPDGYDEPGQVSSAYDLTLFARSGLQKKDFREYCSTVSAKFPGETTKKKGKSVRGTFDIQNTNRLLSGDSDVSVYPGIAGVKNGNTTNAGATFTGVAERNGKVLLVTVMNPEKAEHNEVYKEAAKILDWGFQADGKVQPVGELVAPKNVPQASAQPGATATGEAGGDTSTKPSAGGSASASAAEEDSSSGVGIALAVTGGLLVLLAAGVFLVNRRWPLPDLVRRRRP; translated from the coding sequence GTGCCCGCTCCACTGCAGACCATCAGGCGACCCCTGCTGGTGCTTTCCGCCGCCCTGTCGTCCCTCGCGCTCACCGCGCCCGTCGCCCTCGCGGCCCCGAGTCCGACGCCCACCCCGACCGCGACTCCGAGTTCGTCGGCGAGTTCGTCGGCCGGTTCGTCGGCGACTCCTGCGGCCACTCCCCCGGCGAACATGTCGTCGGTGGGCGGCACCCGGCTCGGCCAAGCGGGGACGCAGGTCAATCTGACGTCCGGGGTCCCGGTGCTGCCGAAGGACGTCACCGCACGGTCGTGGATCGTGAGCGACGCCGAGTCGGGCGCGGTGCTCGCCTCGCACAACGCGCACTGGCGGCTGCCTCCGGCGAGCACCCTGAAGATGCTGTTCGCGGACACCGTGCTGCCGAAGTTCCCGAAGACGACCGAGCACAAGGTCGTCGCGTCCGACCTGGCCGGCATGGGCACCGGTTCGAGCCTGGTCGGGATAAAGGAGGGCGAGAGCTACACGGTGCACGATCTGTGGCTCGGTGTCTTCCTGCGCTCCGGCAACGACGCGGTGCACGTCCTGTCCCACATGAACGGGGGCGTCGCCAAGACCGTCTCCGACATGAACGCGCACGCCCAGGACCTCCAGGCGCTGGACACGCGCGTGGTGACGCCGGACGGCTACGACGAGCCGGGGCAGGTCTCGTCGGCGTACGACCTGACGCTGTTCGCGCGCTCCGGGCTTCAGAAGAAGGACTTCCGGGAGTACTGCTCGACGGTGAGCGCGAAGTTCCCGGGCGAGACGACGAAGAAGAAGGGCAAGTCGGTCCGCGGGACCTTCGACATCCAGAACACCAACCGGCTGCTGAGCGGCGACTCGGACGTCTCGGTGTACCCGGGCATCGCGGGCGTCAAGAACGGCAACACCACCAACGCGGGCGCGACCTTCACCGGCGTCGCCGAGCGCAACGGCAAGGTGCTGCTGGTGACGGTCATGAACCCGGAGAAGGCCGAGCACAACGAGGTCTACAAGGAGGCCGCGAAAATCCTCGACTGGGGCTTCCAGGCGGACGGGAAGGTGCAGCCGGTGGGTGAGCTGGTCGCGCCCAAGAACGTCCCGCAGGCGAGCGCACAGCCGGGTGCGACGGCCACCGGGGAAGCGGGCGGCGACACGTCCACGAAGCCGAGCGCCGGCGGTTCGGCCTCGGCGTCGGCCGCGGAGGAGGACAGTTCGAGCGGGGTCGGGATCGCGCTCGCGGTCACCGGCGGGCTGCTCGTGCTGCTCGCGGCCGGGGTCTTCCTCGTCAACCGGCGCTGGCCGCTGCCGGATCTGGTCCGGCGCCGTCGTCCCTGA
- a CDS encoding YihY/virulence factor BrkB family protein — protein sequence MDWLKKLPVIGPLVARVMLTHAWRSYERLDRVKWSQLAAAMTFISFIALFPLLTVAAAIAAATLSTDQQHQLQDKIAEQVPGISEQLNIGSLVDNAGTIGLIAGAVLLFTGIGWVGSMRECLRAVWELPDRDENPLLRKLIDTGVLIGLGGAVLATIAISTVASALVDWISRELGLVQGGWGGILLRVAAFGVAVFVDFLLLLYVLTLLPGVEPPRRRLLVAALIGAVGFELLKLLLSGYIQGVAAKSMYGAFGVPVALLLWMNFTSKLVLFCAAWTATPSKGDPEDDAYDPADETENPKVRDDGAGPDPAAASAG from the coding sequence ATGGACTGGCTGAAGAAGCTCCCCGTCATCGGGCCGCTGGTGGCGCGCGTGATGCTCACGCACGCGTGGCGGTCGTACGAGCGGCTGGACCGGGTGAAGTGGTCGCAGCTGGCCGCCGCGATGACGTTCATCAGCTTCATCGCGCTGTTCCCGCTGCTGACCGTGGCTGCCGCGATCGCCGCCGCCACTCTCAGCACCGACCAGCAGCACCAGCTTCAGGACAAGATCGCCGAGCAGGTCCCCGGCATCTCCGAGCAGCTCAACATCGGTTCCCTGGTGGACAACGCGGGCACCATCGGTCTCATCGCCGGTGCCGTCCTGCTGTTCACCGGCATCGGCTGGGTCGGCTCGATGCGGGAGTGCCTGCGCGCGGTGTGGGAGCTGCCCGACCGCGACGAGAACCCCCTGCTGCGCAAACTCATCGACACCGGAGTGCTGATCGGCCTGGGCGGCGCCGTCCTCGCCACGATCGCCATCTCCACGGTCGCCTCCGCCCTGGTCGACTGGATCAGCCGCGAACTGGGCCTGGTGCAGGGCGGCTGGGGCGGGATCCTGCTGCGCGTCGCCGCGTTCGGCGTCGCCGTGTTCGTCGACTTCCTGCTTCTGCTGTACGTCCTGACGCTGCTGCCCGGCGTCGAACCCCCGCGCCGCCGGCTCCTGGTGGCCGCGCTGATCGGCGCCGTCGGCTTCGAACTGCTGAAGCTGCTGCTCAGCGGCTACATCCAGGGCGTCGCCGCGAAGAGCATGTACGGCGCGTTCGGCGTCCCCGTGGCGCTGCTGCTGTGGATGAACTTCACCTCGAAGCTGGTCCTGTTCTGCGCCGCCTGGACGGCGACGCCGAGCAAGGGGGACCCCGAGGACGACGCGTACGACCCGGCCGACGAGACCGAGAACCCCAAGGTCAGGGACGACGGCGCCGGACCAGATCCGGCAGCGGCCAGCGCCGGTTGA
- a CDS encoding decaprenylphospho-beta-D-erythro-pentofuranosid-2-ulose 2-reductase codes for MRPPQSLLVLGGTSEIALATARRMIARRTRTVWLAGRPSPALESAASELRVLGADVHTVAFDALDPDSHETVLGKVFAEGDVDMVLLAFGILGDQARDEREPAAAVRVARTNYIGAVSAGLVSARALQTQEHGSLVVLSSVAGERARRADFIYGSSKAGLDTFTQGLGDALHGTGVHVMVVRPGFVRSKKTAGPEKAPFATTPEAVATAIELGLRRGSEAVWVPGTLRVVMSALRHTPRALFRRLTV; via the coding sequence ATGCGTCCTCCACAGTCCCTCCTTGTCCTCGGCGGTACCTCAGAGATCGCGTTGGCCACCGCCCGCCGGATGATCGCGCGGCGCACCCGCACGGTGTGGCTGGCGGGCCGTCCGTCGCCCGCCCTGGAGAGTGCCGCTTCGGAACTGCGTGTCCTGGGGGCCGACGTCCACACCGTCGCCTTCGACGCACTCGACCCCGATTCCCACGAGACCGTGCTCGGCAAGGTCTTCGCGGAGGGCGACGTCGACATGGTCCTGCTCGCCTTCGGCATCCTCGGCGACCAGGCGCGGGACGAGCGCGAACCGGCCGCCGCGGTGCGGGTCGCGCGGACCAACTACATCGGTGCCGTCTCGGCCGGCCTGGTCAGCGCGCGGGCGCTTCAGACCCAGGAGCACGGCTCCCTGGTGGTGCTCTCCTCGGTCGCCGGCGAACGGGCCCGCCGCGCGGACTTCATCTACGGCTCCAGCAAGGCCGGCCTGGACACGTTCACCCAGGGGCTGGGCGACGCGCTGCACGGCACGGGCGTGCACGTCATGGTCGTACGCCCGGGGTTCGTACGGTCGAAGAAGACGGCCGGTCCGGAGAAGGCGCCCTTCGCGACGACTCCGGAAGCCGTCGCCACGGCCATCGAACTGGGCCTGCGCCGAGGCTCGGAGGCCGTCTGGGTGCCCGGGACGCTGCGCGTGGTGATGTCGGCGCTGCGGCACACGCCGCGGGCGCTGTTCCGGCGACTGACGGTCTGA
- a CDS encoding 2'-5' RNA ligase family protein: MGTVTIGVSIAVPEPHGSLLQERRAGFGDAAAHGIPTHVTLVPPTEVDASQLPAIEAHLVDVAAAGRPFPMRLSGTGTFRPLSPVVYVQVVEGASACTWLQKQIRDASGPVARDLHFPYHPHVTVAHGIDDELMDRAFEALADYRAEWSCTAFALYEQGPDGVWRKLREFAFGGAVVPPQAAHTERGTIPSH, encoded by the coding sequence GTGGGGACCGTAACGATCGGTGTGTCGATCGCGGTCCCGGAGCCTCACGGCAGCCTGCTCCAGGAGCGGCGCGCGGGCTTCGGCGACGCCGCGGCTCACGGCATTCCCACGCACGTCACGCTGGTGCCGCCGACCGAGGTGGACGCCTCGCAACTGCCCGCGATCGAGGCACACCTGGTCGATGTCGCCGCCGCCGGGCGCCCGTTCCCGATGCGTCTGTCCGGCACCGGGACCTTCCGGCCGCTGTCCCCGGTCGTCTACGTCCAGGTCGTCGAGGGCGCTTCCGCCTGCACCTGGCTCCAGAAGCAGATCCGCGACGCCTCCGGGCCCGTGGCACGCGACCTGCACTTCCCGTACCACCCGCACGTCACCGTGGCGCACGGCATCGACGACGAGCTGATGGACCGCGCCTTCGAAGCGCTCGCCGACTACCGCGCGGAGTGGTCGTGCACCGCCTTCGCGCTCTACGAGCAGGGCCCCGACGGCGTCTGGCGCAAGCTCCGCGAGTTCGCCTTCGGAGGAGCCGTCGTACCGCCCCAGGCGGCCCACACCGAACGCGGCACGATCCCCAGCCACTAG
- the trpS gene encoding tryptophan--tRNA ligase — MASDRPRVLSGIQPTAGSFHLGNYLGAVRQWVALQESHDAFYMVVDLHAITVPQDPADLRANTRLATAQLLAAGLDPERCTLFVQSHVPEHAQLAWVMNCLTGFGEAARMTQFKDKSAKQGADRASVGLFTYPILQVADILLYQAHEVPVGEDQRQHIELTRDLAERFNGRFGETFTIPKPYILKETAKIYDLQDPSIKMSKSASTPKGLINLLDDPKATAKKVKSAVTDTDTVIRYDAEHKPGVSNLLTIYSTLTGTGIPELEQRYEGKGYGALKTDLAEVMVEFVTPFRERTEQYLDDPETLDSILAKGAEKARAVAAETLAQTYDRVGFLPAKH; from the coding sequence ATGGCCTCAGACCGACCCCGCGTGCTCTCCGGAATCCAGCCCACCGCAGGCTCGTTCCACCTCGGCAACTACCTCGGCGCCGTCCGCCAGTGGGTGGCCCTCCAGGAGTCCCACGACGCGTTCTACATGGTCGTCGACCTGCACGCGATCACGGTCCCGCAGGACCCGGCGGACCTGCGCGCCAACACCCGGCTCGCCACCGCACAGCTGCTGGCCGCCGGGCTCGACCCGGAGCGCTGCACGCTCTTCGTCCAGAGCCATGTCCCCGAGCACGCCCAGCTCGCCTGGGTCATGAACTGCCTGACCGGCTTCGGTGAGGCGGCCCGCATGACCCAGTTCAAGGACAAGTCCGCCAAGCAGGGAGCCGACCGTGCCAGCGTCGGCCTGTTCACGTACCCGATCCTCCAGGTCGCCGACATCCTGCTGTACCAGGCGCACGAGGTGCCGGTCGGCGAGGACCAGCGCCAGCACATCGAGCTGACCCGCGACCTCGCCGAGCGCTTCAACGGCCGCTTCGGCGAGACCTTCACGATCCCGAAGCCGTACATCCTCAAGGAGACGGCGAAGATCTACGACCTTCAGGACCCGTCGATCAAGATGAGCAAGTCGGCGTCGACTCCGAAGGGCCTCATCAACCTCCTCGACGACCCGAAGGCGACCGCCAAGAAGGTCAAGAGCGCGGTCACCGACACGGACACCGTGATCCGCTACGACGCGGAGCACAAGCCGGGCGTCAGCAACCTGCTCACCATCTACTCGACCCTCACCGGCACCGGAATCCCGGAACTGGAGCAGAGGTACGAGGGCAAGGGCTACGGTGCGCTCAAGACGGACCTGGCCGAGGTCATGGTCGAGTTCGTGACGCCCTTCAGGGAGCGCACCGAGCAATATCTGGACGACCCGGAGACGCTCGACTCGATCCTGGCCAAGGGCGCGGAGAAGGCGCGAGCCGTCGCGGCCGAGACCCTCGCCCAGACGTACGACCGGGTCGGCTTCCTGCCCGCCAAGCACTGA